A DNA window from Pongo abelii isolate AG06213 chromosome 2, NHGRI_mPonAbe1-v2.0_pri, whole genome shotgun sequence contains the following coding sequences:
- the MSL2 gene encoding E3 ubiquitin-protein ligase MSL2, producing the protein MNPVNATALYISASRLVLNYDPGDPKAFTEINRLLPYFRQSLSCCVCGHLLQDPIAPTNSTCQHYVCKTCKGKKMMMKPSCSWCKDYEQFEENKQLSILVNCYKKLCEYITQTTLARDIIEAVDCSSDILALLNDGSLFCEETEKPSDSSFTLCLTHSPLPSTSEPTTDPQASLSPMSESTLSIAIGSSVINGLPTYNGLSIDRFGINIPSPEHSNTIDVCNTVDIKTEDLSDSLPPVCDTVATDLCSTGIDICSFSEDIKPGDSLLLSVEEVLRSLETVSNTEVCCPNLQPNLEATVSNGPFLQLSSQSLSHNVFMSTSPALHGLSCTAATPKIAKLNRKRSRSESDSEKVQPLPISTIIRGPTLGASAPVTVKRESKISLQPIATVPNGGTTPKISKTVLLSTKSMKKSHEHGSKKSHSKTKPGILKKDKAVKEKIPSHHFMPGSPTKTVYKKPQEKKGCKCGRATQNPSVLTCRGQRCPCYSNRKACLDCICRGCQNSYMANGEKKLEAFAVPEKALEQTRLTLGINVTSIAVRNASTSTSVINVTGSPVTTFLAASTHDDKSLDEAIDMRFDC; encoded by the coding sequence GACATTTGCTACAAGATCCTATTGCACCCACCAACTCCACCTGCCAACATTATGTCTGCAAAACTTGTAAAGGCAAGAAAATGATGATGAAACCTTCCTGTAGCTGGTGCAAAGACTATGAGCAGTTTGAGGAAAACAAGCAGTTAAGCATCCTAGTGAACTGCTACAAAAAACTATGCGAGTATATAACACAGACTACACTGGCACGGGATATAATAGAAGCAGTTGACTGTTCTTCTGATATTTTGGCTTTGCTTAATGATGGATCATTGTTTTGTGAGGAGACAGAAAAACCCTCGGATTCATCCTTTACTTTGTGTTTGACACATTCCCCTTTACCTTCAACCTCAGAACCCACAACTGATCCTCAAGCTAGTTTATCTCCAATGTCTGAAAGCACCCTCAGCATTGCTATTGGCAGTTCTGTTATCAATGGTTTGCCTACTTATAATGGGCTTTCAATAGATAGATTTGGTATAAATATTCCTTCACCTGAACATTCAAATACAATTGACGTATGTAATACTGTTGACATAAAAACTGAGGATCTGTCTGACAGCCTGCCACCCGTTTGTGACACAGTAGCCACTGACTTATGTTCCACAGGCATTGATATCTGCAGTTTCAGTGAAGATATAAAACCTGGAGACTCTCTGTTACTGAGTGTTGAGGAAGTACTCCGCAGCTTAGAAACTGTTTCAAATACAGAAGTCTGTTGCCCTAATTTGCAGCCGAACTTGGAAGCCACTGTATCCAATGGACCTTTTCTGCAGCTTTCTTCCCAGTCTCTTAGCCATAATGTTTTTATGTCCACCAGTCCTGCACTTCATGGGTTATCATGTACAGCAGCAACTCCGAAGATAGCAAAATTGAATAGAAAACGATCCAGATCAGAGAGCGACAGTGAGAAAGTTCAGCCACTTCCAATTTCTACCATTATCCGAGGCCCAACACTGGGGGCATCTGCTCCTGTGACAGTGAAACGGGAGAGCAAAATTTCTCTTCAACCTATAGCAACTGTTCCCAATGGAGGCACAACGCCTAAAATCAGCAAAACTGTACTTTTATCTACTAAAAGCATGAAAAAGAGTCATGAACATGGATCCAAGAAATCTCACTCTAAAACCAAGCCAGGTATtcttaaaaaagacaaagcagTAAAGGAAAAGATTCCTAGTCATCATTTTATGCCAGGAAGTCCTACCAAGACTGTGTACAAAAAACCCCAGGAAAAGAAAGGGTGTAAATGTGGGCGTGCTACTCAAAATCCAAGTGTTCTTACATGCCGAGGCCAACGCTGCCCTTGCTACTCTAACCGCAAAGCCTGCTTAGATTGTATATGTCGTGGCTGCCAAAACTCCTATATGGCCAATGGGGAGAAGAAGCTGGAGGCATTTGCCGTGCCAGAAAAGGCCTTGGAGCAGACCAGGCTCACTTTGGGCATTAACGTGACTAGCATTGCTGTGCGTAACGCTAGTACCAGCACCAGTGTAATAAATGTCACAGGGTCCCCAGTAACGACGTTTTTAGCTGCCAGTACACATGATGATAAAAGTTTGGATGAAGCTATAGACATGAGATTCGACTGTTAA